The sequence below is a genomic window from Campylobacter ornithocola.
GTGAGCATTTTTTGCTACTTTAGCCGCATTCTCATAACCAATATGTGGATTTAATGCAGTTACTAACATTAAAGAATTATGCAAGTTGAAATCAATCTTTTCTTTATTTGGTTCTATACCTACAGCACAGTGGATATTAAATGAATGCATAGCATCAGCTAATAAATCAAGGCTTTGCAGGAAATTATAAATGATAACAGGTTTAAATACATTAAGTTCGAAATTTCCTTGACTTGCTGCAAAACCAATAGCCGCATCATTTCCCATAACTTGTACCGCAACCATGGTTAAAGCTTCACATTGAGTAGGGTTGACCTTGCCTGGCATAATAGAACTTCCAGGTTCATTTTCAGGTATATTTAACTCCCCAAGACCACATCTAGGACCGCTTGCTAGCCATCTAATATCATTTGCTATTTTCATTAAATTTGCAGCTAAGCCTTTCATAGCTCCATGAGTAAAATTAATCGCATCATGACTTGTTAATGCATGAAATTTATTTGGACTTGAAACAAATTTAGTACCTAAAAGTTTGCTTAATTCTTCACTCACTTTTTCACTAAGTTCTGGATGAGCGTTTAATCCTGTACCAACTGCGGTACCACCTATTGCAAGTTCTCTTAGTGTAGGTAAAGAAGCAATGATTTGTTCTTTTGAATGAAGCAACATAGAAAGATATCCACTAAATTCTTGAGCTAGTGTAAGCGGTGTTGCATCTTGAAGATGGGTTCTTCCTATTTTAATAATTCCATCAAATTCTTTTACTTTTTTTTCGAAAGTTGCAATAAGCTCATCTAAAGCAGGAATAAGTTTTTTTTCTACTTGCTCTACTGAAACTATACTCATGGCAGTTGGAAAAGTATCATTTGAACTTTGAGACATATTCACATGATCGTTTGGATGGACAAGTTTTTCTTTTCTAAAATCTCCACCCATAATTTCAGTAGCACGATTTGCTATAACTTCATTCATATTCATATTGCTTTGCGTGCCTGAACCTGTTTGCCATATTGCTAGTGGAAAGTTATCATCAAATTTTCCTGCTACAATTTCATCACAAGCTTGCACAATGGCATTTTTTTTAGCATC
It includes:
- the fumC gene encoding class II fumarate hydratase, encoding MEYRIEHDTMGEIKVPNDKYWGAQTERSFENFKIGCEKMPKVLIYAFANLKKSLALVNNKLGKLDDAKKNAIVQACDEIVAGKFDDNFPLAIWQTGSGTQSNMNMNEVIANRATEIMGGDFRKEKLVHPNDHVNMSQSSNDTFPTAMSIVSVEQVEKKLIPALDELIATFEKKVKEFDGIIKIGRTHLQDATPLTLAQEFSGYLSMLLHSKEQIIASLPTLRELAIGGTAVGTGLNAHPELSEKVSEELSKLLGTKFVSSPNKFHALTSHDAINFTHGAMKGLAANLMKIANDIRWLASGPRCGLGELNIPENEPGSSIMPGKVNPTQCEALTMVAVQVMGNDAAIGFAASQGNFELNVFKPVIIYNFLQSLDLLADAMHSFNIHCAVGIEPNKEKIDFNLHNSLMLVTALNPHIGYENAAKVAKNAHKKGISLKESAMELGLVSEEDFAKFVDPTKMIGPKK